A window of Pusillimonas sp. DMV24BSW_D genomic DNA:
GAGAGCGACGGCGACAAGGTGTTGGATTTGACATACTCGGGGCGGGTTACCGGTATTGGTTCGACCTCGCCCCGTTTTCGCGTTGGCAGTTCAGATCGTCCCGGACTGGTAGACCGGGAGCTTGCGGCGCACGAGGTGTCTTCGCTCGACCAGGCGCAGGCTTTGGTATCCGACTGGTTGGCACAGAACCTGAAGCGCGACCCCGATGCAGTTGGCCATCGCATTGTGCACGGCGGCCCGAACTATCACGACAGCGTTCTGGTTACCCCTGCGGTGCTTCAGGAGTTGGAGGGGCTCGCGTCGTTGGCACCTTTGCATCAACGCAACAATTTGCATCCGGTGCATGTTATTGGCCAACGCCACCCGTTATTGCCGCAAGTGGCTTGTTTCGATACTGCGTTTCATCGCGGGCATCGCGACGTAGTCGAGCGTTTCGCCATTCCCGAGCGTTTTTTCCAGCAAGGCGTGCGTCGGTATGGGTTTCATGGTCTTTCCTATGAATACATTGCCGGCCATTTGAAGCGGCATTATCAGCAAAAGGCTGACGGGCGGGTGATTGTGGCGCATTTGGGGTCGGGCGCCTCGGCTTGCGCAATGAAGGCGGGCCTGAGCGTTGAGACAACCATGGGTTTTACCGCGCTCGACGGCTTGCCCATGTGTACACGGCCCGGGCGTCTGGATGCCGGGGTTGTGCTTTGGATGATGGAACAGGGGATGTCCCATGAGGACATACAGCATGTTCTTTATTATGAGTCGGGCCTGAAGGGCTTATCGGGGTTAACTGATATGCGGGAGTTGTTGGCGAGCGATCAGCCGCAGGCGGAGTTGGCTCTGGCTTACTTTGCTTATCGGACAGCAGAAAGCATTGCCGGGTTGTGCGTTGCGCTGGGTGGATTGGATACGCTTGTATTCACCGCCGGTATTGGTGAAAACTGCCCGGAAATAAGAGCGCGGGTTTGCCGGCATCTTGAGTGGTTGGGGCTGACGCTCGATGGGCAGGCAAATCAACGCAACGCTTCAAGCATTGCGACCGGCGAGTCCGCCGTTTCTGTTTTGGTTGTGCCGACGAACGAGGAGTGGGTCATCGCCAACAAGACACTGCGGGTTCTGACGGGGGCCTAAATCATGACGGACGGTACTGAACCAAATCGGAATCGTTCTATGAGCAGTTGGCATACCTTGACGGTTGATGCGACTCGTTCAGCGTTGGCCACGTCAGATCAAGGCATTACGCAAGAGGTGGCGGCACAGCGACTCCAAGAGGTGGGTCCCAACCGTTTGGCGCCGCCACGCAAACGGGGTCCGGTGCGGCGATTCTTTGCGCAGTTTCAGAATATTTTGCTTTACATCATGCTGGTTGCAGCAGTTGTCACTGCCATATTTGGGTATTGGGTTGATACGGCTGTTCTATCGGCGGCGATTGTCGTCAACGCGATCATCGGTTTTATTCAAGAAGGCAAGGCTGAGTCGGCGCTTGATGCCATCCGCAACATGCTCGCCCCCCGTGCCACGGTGGTTCGCGGTGGGCGCCGTATTGAGGTCGACGCAGCGGTTCTGGTTCCCGGCGACTTGGTTATCTTGAACCCCGGCGATAGAGTGCCTGCCGATATGCGTTTGGTGGGTGTGAAAACCTTGAAGGTTGAGGAAGCCGCGCTGACGGGCGAATCGGTTCCGGTTGAAAAAGGCACTGAAGCGGCACAAGCAAACGCCCCGCTTGGCGATCGATACTGCATGGCTTATGCAGGTACTGTGGTTGTAAACGGCCAGGCGACAGGGTGGGTTGTTGCTACGGCAACCCATACCGAACTCGGGCATATCAACCAAATGCTTGCCTCAATAGGCGACGTGGGCACGCCCATGATGCGCCAAATCAACCATTTTTCTTACCTGTTGGCGTTGGTGATTGTTGTGGTCGCAGCGCTGGTTTTCGTATTCGGCACGGTGGTTCGGGGTGAACCGCTCATTACTATGTTTATGCTTGTGGTGGCATTGGTTGCTGCCGCCATACCCGAAGGCCTGCCGGCGATCATGACAGTTACGCTTGCGCTGGGAGTTCAGCGCATGGCGCGTCAGCACGCCATTATTCGACGTTTGCCCGCCGTTGAAACCTTAGGATCGGTCACGGTCATTTGCAGTGACAAAACAGGTACGTTAACGCGCAACGAAATGACGGCTCAACGCATTGCGCTTGCTGAGTATGTCGTTGATGTTGAAGGGGTAGGCTACGAACCCAAAGGCAGATTTTTACGGGATGGCCGGGTTGTCGAGGCGGCGCAACATGCACTTCTTAACCGACTCCTGACGGTTGGCGCCTTATGCAACGATGCAGCACTGCATAACAAGGATCATCAGTGGTGGGTGGAGGGCGATCCCACTGAAGGTGCGCTGTTGGTGCTTGGCCGCAAAGCGGGCATGAGCGAAGTGGATCGTTTCACACAATGGCCCCGGGTTGATTCGATTCCCTTTGAGTCGGAAAACCGCTATATGGCGACCCATCATCGTGATGTGAACGAGCGGTCTTGGATTTTCGTGAAGGGGGCGCCGGAACGGGTGTTGGAAATGTGCGGTTATCAGGCTCACGACGACACATTGCAACCGATTAATCCGGATTACTGGCGTCGTATGGCCAATGATATTGCCGCACGGGGTTTGCGTTTGCTTGCGCTGGCCCACAAGCAAGCCGACCCGCAAGGTCCTTGTCTTTCATTTGATGACATGCATAAAGGCTTTGTTTTATTAGGGTTGGTCGGCATGATCGATTCACCGCGAGAAGAGGCTATTGCGGCGGTTGCTGATTGTCATCATGTCGGTATCCGCGTGAAGATGATTACAGGGGATCATGCTGATACCGCTAAAGCAGTGGGGGCGTTACTTAATATCGGTCGTGGCAAACCGGTGTTAACGGGCGCCGAAATAGCGCTTATGGATGATGCAAGCCTGGAGCAGGCTGTGTCCGAGGTCGACGTCTTTGCTCGAGCGAGTCCTGAACACAAATTACGGTTGGTGGGGGCATTGCAACATCATGGGCACGTCGTGGCCATGACGGGAGACGGCGTGAATGATGCCCCTGCGCTAAAACGTGCCGATGTGGGTGTGGCGATGGGGCAAAAAGGGACCGAGGCGGCGAAAGAGGCCGCTGATATGGTGCTGGCAAACGATAACTTTGCCACCATTGCCGTCGCCGTGCGTGAAGGAAGGGCGGTTTACGACAATGTGAAAAAGTTTATTTTGTTCATGTTGCCGACCAATGGTGGCGAGGTATTAATTGTTATCGCTGCTCTGGTTTTGGGTTTGGCACTGCCGCTTACGCCTGCCCAGGTGCTTTGGATCAATATGGTGACGGTTAGTACCCTGGGCTTGGCGCTCGCGTTCGAGCCGCCTGAGCGGGGCATTATGCGCCGACCGCCGCGTTTGCCCTCTGAAAAGCTATTATCCGGCTTTTTCGCATGGCGCGTGCTGTTTGTTTCAATACTCATGGCTACCGGTGCTTTGACTTTATTCTTTTGGGAGTTGTCGTTGGGGCGCGACACTGCAACGGCCCGCACGCTGGCGGTGAATGCCGTGGTATTTAGCGAAATGTTCTATCTCATTAATAGCCGCCGCATCGACTCTTCAGTATTGAGTCGCGATGGACTACTGGGAAGTCCTCATTGCTTGGTCGCTATTTTGTTTTGTATTTTGTTGCAAATGGTGTTTACCTATGTACCATTGATGCATACTTTATTTTCTTCGGTGGCCTTAACCTGGGTAGACTGGGTCAAGGTGTTATGCGTAGGAGCGATGGTGTTTTTTATTGCGGAACTCGAAAAATGGATTTCCCGTCGGTTTTTCAGACGGACACACGTGGAAAAATCGCACTAGGCCTGTTTGAAAAAGAATATCGATGATAATAAAAAATACTTCAGCGGTTGTGATTGCCGTGCTGATGGCAGCCATTTTATGGCTGGATTCCGTAACGCATTTGGGCCTGACAGTGGGCGTTTTGTATGCGCCGGTCGTGTTATTCACGATACAGGTCAGGCGGGTGGGCTTTACCCTCGCAGTCACGTTGGTGGCTGTCTTACTGGTTCTGCTGGGGGCGTGGCTTTCGCCTCCTGTGATTGCGGGTTACCCGCAAGAGTTCGCCTGGCTGAATCGAATCATGTCGATTGCCGCCATTTTGGTTACCGGCTGGCTGGTTGTTGTGCGTGTTCGGGCCACACAAGCGTTAATAGACTCACACAGGGCATTGGTCGATGCCCGGCAAACCCTTTCCGACCAACGTCATTTGCTTGAAGTGGCGGCGTCAGCCGGCGGGTTGGGGGGGTGGTCTGTCGATTTGCAAACGGGGGTGGTGAGTTGGTCTGACCACGTGGCGCGTATACACGGTAAGGCCGCCGGTTATAACCCCGCCTCACTGGACGAAGCGTTTTCGTATTATGCGGAAAATGAGCAGGCGTATTTACGCAGCACAGTTCAAAGAACCCTCAGCACAAAAGAGCCTTTCAACGTTGAATCGCGCATTGTTTTGCCAGACGGCCAAATCGTATGGGTTCATGCTTCAGGCCGGGCGGTTGTGAACGCAGACGGCGACGTTATCAAAATCGAAGGCGCGCTACAGGACATCACGGCGAGAAAAATCGCAGAGCAGGCCTCAAGAGTCAGTTTGCAACGCTTCCAGCAATTGGCGGAATCCATGCCTATTACTGTCTGGACGGCCGCTGAAAATGGCGATATCGAGTATGTCACTCCCCTGTTCTTTGAATATGCGAACGTGGCCCATCGACGTCTCGAGAAAGATCAATGGCAGCACTATGTGCACCCCGACGATATGCCGTTTGTGCTCGAAGTGTGGCAACGTGCCTTGCAAACTGGGCAGCCGTATGAGGTTGAAATGCGTTTGCGTCGCGCCGATGGCGAATACCGCTGGCATTTGGCGCGCGCCGTCCGGGTTCGCGATCAAGTCGACGGCACACTCAAATGGTTCGGTTCCCTAACCGACGTTCACGAGCAGCGCAGGGTCGCCCAGGAAGCCCGCGATTTGGCTACCCGGCTGTTCAACACATTGGAAAGTATTACGGATGCGTTTTTTACGTTGGATACCGAATGGAATTTTACTTATCTGAACGGGCAAGCCGAGAAACTGCTCAAGCGTGACCGTAAGGAATTGATTGGCCGTAATGTCTGGGTTGAGTTTGCTCCGGCCCGGGGAACTACGTTCGAAGTGGAATATCGTCGCGCGATGAAAACCGGGCAGCCGGTTGTATTCGAACAGTTTTATCCGCCGCTTGAAACCTGGTTCCAGGTTCATGCGTACCCTTCAAAAGAGGGGTTGGCTGTTTATTTTCAGGACATGACCCGTAGTCATAATGCGCTGGCCCATTTACGTTTGCTTGAAACGGCCGTGTCGCGCCTGAATGACGTGGTTATTATTACCGAAGCCGAGCCGATTAATGACCCTGGGCCGCGCATTGTCTATGTTAACGACGCATTTGTTCGTCGCACGGGGTACAGCCGGGAGGAAGTCATTGGCAAGTCGCCCCGCATATTGCAGGGCTCGGGTACATCGAGGGCCGAGCTTGATCGCATTCGCCAGGCGATACAAAATTGGCGCCCTGTGCGAGCCGAACTGCTGAACTACACCAAGGCAGGCGACGAGTATTGGATTGAAATCGACATCGTGCCCATGGCCGACGATACCGGTTGGTATACCCATTGGGTCGCGGTTGAGCGAGATATCAGTGAAAGAAAGTTGCTGGAGGATCGTGTGCGTCATTTGCAACGCATGGATGCGATCGGACAGTTAACCGGCGGGGTTGCCCACGACTTTAATAATTTGCTGACAGTCATGGTCGGTAATGCCGAATTGCTGGTGGAAAGTCTGGATGACCGGCCGGAACTGTCAACATCGGCCAAAATGATTGCACAGGCGGGGTCGAAAGGCGCTGAGCTCACCAAGCGTTTGCTGGCATTTGCACGTCGCCAGCCGCTTGAGCCCCGGGCACTGAATGTAAGCCGCGTGGTCACAGATATGCAAAGTCTGTTGATACGCACCCTGGGCGAACATATTGAGTTGGAGTTTGTTATGGGGGCCGGTTTGTGGTCTGCTATGGCCGACCCCTCCCAGTTGGAGGACGCACTGTTGAATCTGGCCATTAACGCGCGCGATGCCATGATGAGTGGGGGGCGCCTTACCATTGAGACCGGGAACGTTTGGTTTAGCAGCGATTATGCCCGTGAACACCCCGACCTCAGCCCCGGCCAGTATGTAATGATTGCGGTCTCCGATACCGGTTGCGGGATTCCCCCTGAAAACATGAAACGCCTTTTCGAGCCTTTTTTCACGACTAAGCCTCGCGGCCAAGGCACGGGTCTGGGTTTGCCCATGGTATTTGGCTTTCTCAAACAGTCGGGTGGCCACATGACGGTTTATTCCGAACCTGGTCAGGGAACCACCGTGAAAATGTATCTTCCCAGAACCACCGAGCAATGGGTTGAACCAGCCACTGCCGAGGTTGAAAGCACTCGAGGCGGCGGGCAAACCATTTTGCTGGTCGAGGATGATCATTTGGTGCGTGAATATGCCCGCTCGCAATTACTTGGCTTGGGTTATAACGTGGTGTGCGCCGAAGATGGCAAACGGGCGTTGGATATTCTTCGTTCCGATGTCCGCTGCGATTTGCTGTTCACCGATGTGGTCATGCCGGGGGGGCTAAGCGGCCGGCAATTGGCGGATCAGGCCAGGCTGTTGCGGCCTGGTTTAAAAGTACTCTATACCTCCGGCTACACTGAGAACGCGATTGTGCATCATGGCCGGTTGGATCCTGGGGTGCTACTACTGAATAAACCTTATCGTCGGGTGGAGCTTGCTGAGAAAGTTTGGCAGGCCTTAAGTGAACCAACGGGTCAGGAGCCCTGATATGTCCAATAATACGCGTCGCTTATTGATTCTCGATGATGATCCGGGGGTGGGTCAAACCATCGAGCTGATCGCCCGCGCCAGCGGGTTTGAAACCCGGTTCACCTTAAGCCCGGAAGCTTTTTTTCAAGGCGTCGACGAGTGGCGGCCTGATCACATAGCCATTGATTTGATCATGCCCGAAATGGACGGCGTGGAAGTGCTTGCCAGGTTGGCTCAGCGTCAGTGCGAGGCGCGGATTATCGTGACCAGCGGCGTGGATCACCGGGTACTGGATGCCGCCGGAAGATCGGCCACGGAGCGTGGCTTGAATATTGTGGGGGTGTTGCCCAAGCCGTTCATGCCCTCTGCATTGCGTAAGCTGTTCGACTTAAGTGAACCGTTAGTGATAACTGCTACGGGCGGACGCAAGGGTGGAGCGGGTACACAGGTTTATTCGCCCGACGCCGCTGATTTGCAGTCGGCTTTGGATCAAGACCACTTTTTTGCCATGTATCAACCGAAAATTTCCTGTTTTAGCGGCGACTTGGTTGGGTTCGAGGCACTGATGCGGTGGAATCATCCTCAGCATGGTTTTATTCCTCCCGACCGGTTTATAGCGTCAGCTGAAAATACCGGCATGATCGATGCGCTGACCGAGCGCATGCTGGATATTAGCCTCAGTTGGTTTGCACCTCGCTATGCCCGTTCGTCGGTGCGTTTGTCTATTAATTTATCGGCGCGTTCACGGCTCGATGATGCATTCGTTGACAAATTACTGGCACGCTGCACTGAAGCGGGGGTGCCGGCCGACCAGCTCATTTTTGAGTTAACCGAAACCAGTGCCATGGAGGATCCAGTTGCATCGCTTGACCTCTTAACCCGGATGCGCATGAAAGGCTTTCATCTTTCGATTGATGATTTGGGAACGGGCTTCTCCTCTTTGCTGCAACTGGTTCGTTTACCATTTTCGGAGCTTAAGGTGGATAAATCGTTCGTGATTACAGCGGCCTCGTCGTCTGAGTCGCGTCAGGTGATTCAGGCCATTGTGAGCCTGGGGCAAAGCCTGGGGATCCAGTCGACGGCGGAAGGGGTTGAAGACGCGCAAACTTTGCAGTTCCTGCGTGAAATCGGCTGTAATTTCGCCCAGGGCTTTCATATCGCGCGGCCCATGGAGCAAGATGCCGCAGCCAATTGGACGCACTTCACGTTACAGTGAACGCGTAAGGGTTGCAACCGGGGGCAATACCGGGTTGCACTACCTGCGTAGCATGATGTTACCCTAATTGCTCCATAGCCAAAGGTAACCATTTATGCAGAACAACAATCAAATTCTGCGCGGATCAACGGTGTTGATCCCCGTGTTTATACCCGCAGTTATTGTGATTGGTTTGATGGTCATCGGTACCATCAGCAACCCAACTTTAGCCGGCGAGTTATTTTCCGTCACGCTAACGTATATTACGCAGAATTTTGGCTGGTTTTACATGCTGGCCGTTGCCATTTTTTTGGTATTTATTGTTTCCATTTGCTTTACGCAATGGGGCCAAATCAAGCTCGGGCCGGATCACGCCGAACCGGAATATAGTTTTCCATCGTGGTTTGCCATGTTGTTTTCGGCGGGGTACGGTATTGCGCTTCTGTTTTTTGGTGTGGCCGAGCCGGTGTTGCATTATGCTTTGCCGCCGGAAGGCCCGGCACTTACGGTGGATGCGGCCAAGCAGGCCATGCAAATTGCTTTTTTCCACTGGGGTTTTCATATTTGGGCCATTTACGGTCTGGTCGGGCTTGTACTGGCGTATTTTGCGTTTCGCCACGGCCTGCCGCTCTCCATGCGTTCAACGCTTTACCCTCTTATCGGCGACAAAATTTACGGCCCCGCAGGGCATGCTGTTGATACCTTTGCCATTTTAGGTACTACGTTCGGCCTGGCCACTACACTGGGTTTGTCAGTGGCGCAAATTAATGCAGGTTTGAATTACCTTTGGCCGACTATTCCTGTTGC
This region includes:
- a CDS encoding cation-transporting P-type ATPase is translated as MSSWHTLTVDATRSALATSDQGITQEVAAQRLQEVGPNRLAPPRKRGPVRRFFAQFQNILLYIMLVAAVVTAIFGYWVDTAVLSAAIVVNAIIGFIQEGKAESALDAIRNMLAPRATVVRGGRRIEVDAAVLVPGDLVILNPGDRVPADMRLVGVKTLKVEEAALTGESVPVEKGTEAAQANAPLGDRYCMAYAGTVVVNGQATGWVVATATHTELGHINQMLASIGDVGTPMMRQINHFSYLLALVIVVVAALVFVFGTVVRGEPLITMFMLVVALVAAAIPEGLPAIMTVTLALGVQRMARQHAIIRRLPAVETLGSVTVICSDKTGTLTRNEMTAQRIALAEYVVDVEGVGYEPKGRFLRDGRVVEAAQHALLNRLLTVGALCNDAALHNKDHQWWVEGDPTEGALLVLGRKAGMSEVDRFTQWPRVDSIPFESENRYMATHHRDVNERSWIFVKGAPERVLEMCGYQAHDDTLQPINPDYWRRMANDIAARGLRLLALAHKQADPQGPCLSFDDMHKGFVLLGLVGMIDSPREEAIAAVADCHHVGIRVKMITGDHADTAKAVGALLNIGRGKPVLTGAEIALMDDASLEQAVSEVDVFARASPEHKLRLVGALQHHGHVVAMTGDGVNDAPALKRADVGVAMGQKGTEAAKEAADMVLANDNFATIAVAVREGRAVYDNVKKFILFMLPTNGGEVLIVIAALVLGLALPLTPAQVLWINMVTVSTLGLALAFEPPERGIMRRPPRLPSEKLLSGFFAWRVLFVSILMATGALTLFFWELSLGRDTATARTLAVNAVVFSEMFYLINSRRIDSSVLSRDGLLGSPHCLVAILFCILLQMVFTYVPLMHTLFSSVALTWVDWVKVLCVGAMVFFIAELEKWISRRFFRRTHVEKSH
- a CDS encoding EAL domain-containing response regulator, with the protein product MSNNTRRLLILDDDPGVGQTIELIARASGFETRFTLSPEAFFQGVDEWRPDHIAIDLIMPEMDGVEVLARLAQRQCEARIIVTSGVDHRVLDAAGRSATERGLNIVGVLPKPFMPSALRKLFDLSEPLVITATGGRKGGAGTQVYSPDAADLQSALDQDHFFAMYQPKISCFSGDLVGFEALMRWNHPQHGFIPPDRFIASAENTGMIDALTERMLDISLSWFAPRYARSSVRLSINLSARSRLDDAFVDKLLARCTEAGVPADQLIFELTETSAMEDPVASLDLLTRMRMKGFHLSIDDLGTGFSSLLQLVRLPFSELKVDKSFVITAASSSESRQVIQAIVSLGQSLGIQSTAEGVEDAQTLQFLREIGCNFAQGFHIARPMEQDAAANWTHFTLQ
- a CDS encoding hybrid sensor histidine kinase/response regulator encodes the protein MIIKNTSAVVIAVLMAAILWLDSVTHLGLTVGVLYAPVVLFTIQVRRVGFTLAVTLVAVLLVLLGAWLSPPVIAGYPQEFAWLNRIMSIAAILVTGWLVVVRVRATQALIDSHRALVDARQTLSDQRHLLEVAASAGGLGGWSVDLQTGVVSWSDHVARIHGKAAGYNPASLDEAFSYYAENEQAYLRSTVQRTLSTKEPFNVESRIVLPDGQIVWVHASGRAVVNADGDVIKIEGALQDITARKIAEQASRVSLQRFQQLAESMPITVWTAAENGDIEYVTPLFFEYANVAHRRLEKDQWQHYVHPDDMPFVLEVWQRALQTGQPYEVEMRLRRADGEYRWHLARAVRVRDQVDGTLKWFGSLTDVHEQRRVAQEARDLATRLFNTLESITDAFFTLDTEWNFTYLNGQAEKLLKRDRKELIGRNVWVEFAPARGTTFEVEYRRAMKTGQPVVFEQFYPPLETWFQVHAYPSKEGLAVYFQDMTRSHNALAHLRLLETAVSRLNDVVIITEAEPINDPGPRIVYVNDAFVRRTGYSREEVIGKSPRILQGSGTSRAELDRIRQAIQNWRPVRAELLNYTKAGDEYWIEIDIVPMADDTGWYTHWVAVERDISERKLLEDRVRHLQRMDAIGQLTGGVAHDFNNLLTVMVGNAELLVESLDDRPELSTSAKMIAQAGSKGAELTKRLLAFARRQPLEPRALNVSRVVTDMQSLLIRTLGEHIELEFVMGAGLWSAMADPSQLEDALLNLAINARDAMMSGGRLTIETGNVWFSSDYAREHPDLSPGQYVMIAVSDTGCGIPPENMKRLFEPFFTTKPRGQGTGLGLPMVFGFLKQSGGHMTVYSEPGQGTTVKMYLPRTTEQWVEPATAEVESTRGGGQTILLVEDDHLVREYARSQLLGLGYNVVCAEDGKRALDILRSDVRCDLLFTDVVMPGGLSGRQLADQARLLRPGLKVLYTSGYTENAIVHHGRLDPGVLLLNKPYRRVELAEKVWQALSEPTGQEP
- a CDS encoding acetate/propionate family kinase, coding for MNPLLLVVNAGSSSLKFGVYESDGDKVLDLTYSGRVTGIGSTSPRFRVGSSDRPGLVDRELAAHEVSSLDQAQALVSDWLAQNLKRDPDAVGHRIVHGGPNYHDSVLVTPAVLQELEGLASLAPLHQRNNLHPVHVIGQRHPLLPQVACFDTAFHRGHRDVVERFAIPERFFQQGVRRYGFHGLSYEYIAGHLKRHYQQKADGRVIVAHLGSGASACAMKAGLSVETTMGFTALDGLPMCTRPGRLDAGVVLWMMEQGMSHEDIQHVLYYESGLKGLSGLTDMRELLASDQPQAELALAYFAYRTAESIAGLCVALGGLDTLVFTAGIGENCPEIRARVCRHLEWLGLTLDGQANQRNASSIATGESAVSVLVVPTNEEWVIANKTLRVLTGA